The Geotalea uraniireducens Rf4 genome window below encodes:
- a CDS encoding DUF1858 domain-containing protein, giving the protein MSQQVTKDMTFAQVMRMHQDAVKVLAKYNLGCVGCMGAQNESLEQGCGAHGLNVDDVVRDLNALF; this is encoded by the coding sequence ATGAGTCAACAGGTAACAAAGGATATGACGTTTGCGCAGGTCATGCGGATGCACCAGGATGCGGTCAAGGTGCTGGCCAAATACAATCTGGGATGCGTTGGCTGCATGGGGGCCCAGAATGAGTCTTTGGAGCAGGGGTGCGGCGCCCATGGCCTCAATGTGGACGATGTGGTAAGAGACCTGAACGCGCTTTTCTAA
- the carB gene encoding carbamoyl-phosphate synthase large subunit: protein MPKRTDIKKILIIGAGPIVIGQACEFDYSGTQACKALKEEGFQVVLLNSNPATIMTDPDFADRTYIEPVTPEILAMIIEKERPDAVLPTLGGQTALNTAVAVAESGVLEKYGVELIGAKLPAIKMAEDRTLFKEAMQRINLTVPRSGLAHNHAEAMEIIKEIGFPAIIRPSFTLGGTGGGIAYNMEEYEKMSVAGIEASPTSEILIEESVIGWKEYELEVMRDTADNVVIICSIENFDPMGVHTGDSITVAPAQTLTDKEYQILRDASLKIIREIGVDTGGSNIQFGINPRDGRLVVIEMNPRVSRSSALASKATGFPIAKIAAKLAVGYTLDEITNDITRETPACFEPTIDYVVTKVPRFTFEKFPAADATLTTQMKSVGEVMAIGRTFKESLQKAIRSLEIGSSGFESRLFDSKAETRRALTGKEQQLLMEKLRTPNWERLWYLGDAFRSGMTVEEIFAVTAFDPWFLHNIKQIIDKEDELKQVNVEEEANDNLKEVIREAKQYGFSDKHLGNLWGKTEDEVRQLRLSLGIKPVFKRVDTCAAEFVAYTPYLYSTYEEECEAEPTDRKKIMILGGGPNRIGQGIEFDYCCVHGVFALAEDGYETIMVNCNPETVSTDYDTSDRLYFEPLTYEDVLNIVELEKPEGVIVQFGGQTPLKLAVSLEKAGVPIIGTSPDAIDRAEDRERFQEMLHKLGLRQPENGTARSFEEAEKVADRIGYPVVVRPSYVLGGRAMEIVYDVDNLRRYMHTAVQASPEHPILIDKFLDEAIEIDVDALCDGTEAVIGGIMEHIEEAGIHSGDSACSLPPYSISREIADEIRRQTKMMALELNVRGLMNVQYAIKDDVIYILEVNPRASRTAPFVSKATGRPLAKLAARIMSGKTLRELGITEEIEPTHISVKEAVFPFVKFPGVDTILGPEMKSTGEVMGIDDNFAKAFAKAQLGAGVKLPTSGKVFISVRDADKKHIVSAAKKLYDNGFELVATRGTAAYLQEKGIPVLVVNKVLEGRPHIVDSIKNNEICMVINTTQGAQAVADSFSIRRNALVSNIAYYTTASGARAVVDGIIAMRQEELSVKPIQDYLK, encoded by the coding sequence ACCGACATCAAGAAGATCCTCATCATCGGCGCAGGTCCCATCGTCATCGGCCAGGCGTGCGAGTTCGACTATTCCGGCACCCAGGCGTGCAAGGCGCTCAAGGAGGAAGGTTTCCAGGTGGTGCTCTTGAACAGCAACCCGGCCACCATCATGACCGACCCGGACTTTGCCGACCGCACCTACATCGAGCCGGTCACCCCGGAGATCCTCGCCATGATTATCGAAAAAGAGCGCCCCGATGCGGTCCTGCCTACCCTTGGCGGCCAGACTGCCCTCAATACGGCTGTGGCGGTGGCCGAGAGCGGGGTGCTTGAAAAATACGGCGTGGAACTCATCGGCGCCAAGCTCCCGGCCATCAAGATGGCCGAGGATCGGACCCTGTTCAAGGAGGCGATGCAGCGGATCAACCTTACGGTGCCACGTTCCGGCTTGGCCCATAATCATGCCGAAGCAATGGAAATCATCAAGGAGATCGGCTTTCCCGCCATCATCCGCCCATCCTTTACCCTCGGCGGCACCGGCGGCGGCATCGCCTACAACATGGAAGAATACGAAAAGATGTCCGTGGCCGGTATCGAGGCTTCGCCCACCAGCGAGATTCTCATTGAGGAGTCGGTCATCGGCTGGAAGGAGTATGAGCTCGAGGTGATGCGCGACACCGCGGACAACGTGGTGATCATCTGCTCCATCGAGAACTTCGACCCGATGGGTGTGCACACCGGCGATTCCATTACCGTCGCGCCGGCCCAGACCCTGACCGACAAGGAATATCAGATTCTTCGCGATGCTTCGCTGAAGATCATCCGCGAGATCGGTGTCGATACCGGCGGCTCCAACATCCAGTTCGGCATCAACCCCCGGGACGGCCGCCTCGTGGTGATCGAGATGAACCCGCGGGTCTCCCGCAGTTCTGCCCTTGCCTCCAAGGCGACCGGCTTCCCCATCGCCAAGATTGCAGCAAAGCTGGCAGTCGGCTATACACTCGACGAGATCACCAACGACATTACCCGGGAGACCCCGGCCTGCTTCGAGCCGACCATCGACTACGTGGTGACCAAGGTACCACGCTTCACCTTCGAGAAATTCCCTGCCGCCGACGCCACCCTTACCACCCAGATGAAGTCGGTGGGGGAGGTTATGGCCATCGGCCGTACCTTCAAGGAATCTCTGCAGAAGGCGATTCGCTCCCTGGAGATCGGAAGCTCGGGCTTCGAGTCGCGGCTTTTCGACTCAAAAGCCGAAACGCGGCGGGCATTGACCGGCAAGGAACAGCAACTGCTCATGGAAAAGCTGCGCACCCCCAATTGGGAGCGGCTCTGGTACCTGGGAGACGCCTTCCGCAGCGGCATGACCGTGGAGGAGATCTTTGCGGTAACCGCATTTGATCCATGGTTCCTCCACAACATCAAGCAGATCATCGACAAAGAGGATGAGCTGAAGCAGGTCAATGTTGAAGAAGAGGCAAACGACAATCTGAAGGAGGTCATCAGGGAGGCAAAGCAGTACGGCTTCTCCGACAAGCATCTCGGCAACCTGTGGGGTAAAACCGAGGACGAGGTTCGGCAGCTTCGCCTGTCGTTGGGGATCAAGCCGGTCTTCAAGCGCGTGGATACCTGTGCCGCCGAGTTCGTTGCCTACACCCCCTACCTCTATTCCACCTACGAAGAGGAGTGCGAGGCTGAACCCACCGACCGGAAAAAGATCATGATCCTCGGCGGCGGACCGAACCGCATCGGCCAGGGGATAGAGTTTGACTACTGCTGTGTTCACGGGGTTTTTGCCCTGGCTGAAGACGGCTATGAAACCATCATGGTCAACTGTAATCCTGAGACGGTTTCCACTGACTACGATACGTCAGATCGCCTCTACTTCGAACCACTTACCTATGAGGATGTTCTCAACATCGTAGAGCTGGAAAAGCCTGAAGGGGTGATCGTCCAGTTCGGTGGCCAGACGCCGCTAAAATTGGCAGTGTCCCTGGAAAAGGCCGGCGTTCCCATAATCGGCACCTCACCCGACGCCATCGACCGGGCAGAGGACCGGGAGCGGTTTCAGGAAATGCTCCATAAGTTAGGACTCCGTCAGCCCGAGAACGGCACGGCCCGTTCTTTCGAGGAGGCGGAAAAGGTGGCTGACCGCATCGGCTATCCGGTTGTGGTCCGCCCCTCCTACGTCCTCGGCGGCCGCGCCATGGAGATTGTCTATGATGTGGACAATCTGCGCCGTTACATGCATACCGCAGTCCAGGCTTCACCCGAGCACCCGATCCTGATCGACAAATTCCTCGACGAGGCGATTGAAATCGATGTGGACGCCCTCTGTGACGGCACGGAGGCGGTAATCGGCGGCATCATGGAACATATTGAGGAGGCCGGCATCCATTCCGGCGATTCCGCCTGTTCCCTTCCTCCTTATTCCATTTCCCGGGAGATTGCCGACGAGATCAGGCGTCAGACCAAAATGATGGCGCTTGAACTGAACGTCAGGGGGCTGATGAATGTTCAGTATGCCATCAAGGATGATGTGATCTACATACTCGAGGTGAATCCGCGCGCTTCCCGTACCGCTCCTTTTGTCTCGAAAGCGACCGGCAGGCCGCTCGCCAAGCTGGCGGCCCGGATCATGAGCGGCAAAACGCTGCGGGAGCTGGGAATTACCGAGGAAATCGAGCCGACCCATATTTCGGTCAAGGAAGCGGTGTTTCCCTTTGTCAAATTTCCCGGCGTCGACACCATCCTCGGCCCGGAGATGAAATCCACCGGCGAGGTAATGGGCATCGACGATAATTTCGCCAAGGCGTTTGCCAAGGCCCAGCTGGGGGCGGGAGTCAAACTTCCCACCAGCGGTAAAGTGTTTATAAGTGTGCGCGATGCCGATAAAAAACATATTGTCAGCGCAGCAAAAAAACTGTATGATAACGGCTTTGAATTGGTTGCCACCCGCGGAACCGCTGCCTATCTACAGGAAAAGGGAATACCTGTCCTGGTTGTGAACAAGGTGCTGGAAGGGCGTCCGCACATCGTTGATTCCATCAAGAACAATGAAATCTGCATGGTAATCAATACTACCCAGGGGGCCCAGGCGGTGGCGGATTCATTTTCCATCCGCCGGAACGCATTGGTGAGCAACATCGCCTATTACACCACTGCTTCCGGAGCAAGGGCGGTTGTTGACGGTATCATAGCCATGCGCCAGGAAGAGCTTTCAGTGAAGCCGATTCAGGATTATCTGAAATGA
- the vapB gene encoding type II toxin-antitoxin system antitoxin VapB: MKTAKIFQNGQSQAVRLPKEFRFDDSEVFIKKTGNVVQLIPRSDSWNSLFGSLKKFSRDFMVERVQPELDKRESL; encoded by the coding sequence ATGAAAACAGCAAAGATATTTCAAAATGGACAAAGTCAGGCTGTCAGGCTTCCAAAAGAGTTTCGCTTCGACGACAGCGAAGTCTTCATTAAAAAGACAGGCAACGTCGTACAGTTGATTCCCCGTAGCGATTCGTGGAATTCACTATTTGGCAGCCTCAAAAAGTTTTCCCGCGATTTCATGGTTGAACGCGTACAGCCCGAACTGGACAAGCGGGAGAGTTTGTGA
- the vapC gene encoding type II toxin-antitoxin system tRNA(fMet)-specific endonuclease VapC — MKLLLDTNICIYIIKQQPATVLNRFLEYQVGDIGITSITLSELRYGVAKSTHREKNAKALDEFIIPLEVVSFDEEAAHVYGDIRATLEKAGTPIGSMDMLIAAHAVSLGISLVTNNTREFVRIPALNIIDWTA, encoded by the coding sequence ATGAAACTGTTGCTCGATACCAATATCTGCATTTACATTATCAAGCAACAGCCAGCAACCGTGCTCAATCGTTTTCTTGAATATCAGGTTGGCGACATAGGCATTACTTCTATTACCCTTTCAGAATTGCGCTATGGAGTTGCCAAGAGCACACATCGCGAAAAAAATGCCAAAGCCCTTGATGAGTTTATTATCCCTTTAGAAGTAGTCTCTTTCGATGAAGAGGCGGCTCATGTTTACGGTGACATTCGAGCAACTCTGGAAAAGGCAGGCACACCCATCGGTTCCATGGATATGCTTATTGCTGCTCATGCCGTATCTTTAGGAATTTCCCTGGTAACTAACAACACCCGCGAATTCGTACGCATCCCCGCCCTCAATATTATCGATTGGACAGCCTAG
- the greA gene encoding transcription elongation factor GreA — translation MSQSVPLTKESYEFLQEDLKRLIKEERPKVIQDIAEARSHGDLSENAEYDAAKHRQGFIEGRIQELSDKLARAYVVDLSNLKPDKVVFGATVTVYDTATEEEVTYKIVGEDEADIKIGKMSCTSPVGKALIGHKLDDTVKVSVPSGMKEYEIIDIKYE, via the coding sequence ATGTCTCAGTCTGTACCATTGACCAAAGAAAGTTACGAGTTTCTCCAGGAGGATTTAAAACGCCTCATAAAGGAAGAACGGCCAAAGGTGATTCAGGATATTGCGGAAGCCAGATCCCACGGCGATCTTTCCGAGAATGCCGAATACGATGCGGCCAAACATCGACAGGGATTTATCGAGGGGCGGATCCAGGAGTTGTCCGATAAACTTGCCCGCGCCTATGTGGTGGACCTTTCCAACCTCAAGCCCGACAAAGTCGTTTTCGGGGCTACGGTCACCGTCTACGACACTGCAACCGAGGAAGAGGTCACCTATAAGATCGTGGGCGAAGACGAGGCGGATATCAAAATCGGCAAGATGTCCTGCACTTCGCCGGTCGGCAAGGCGCTCATCGGCCATAAGCTGGACGACACGGTCAAGGTGAGTGTTCCTTCGGGCATGAAGGAATACGAGATAATTGACATCAAATACGAGTGA
- a CDS encoding threonine aldolase family protein, whose product MKRADLQKPLQHHQFASDNYAGICPEAMQAMAEANRGYASSYGDDYWTGKACERLRELFETDCEVFFVFNGTAANSLALASLCQSYHSIICHEMAHIETDECGASEFFSNGTKVLLVHGENGKVDLGEIEHTVQRRTDIHYPKPRALSITQATELGTVYTVDEMQAIGEVARRFSLRIHMDGARFANAIASLNVAPKEITWKAGVDVLCFGGTKNGFAMGEAVIFFNRELAFEFDYRCKQAGQLASKMRYLAAPWIGTLESGAWLRHAAHANACARKLEKELQSIAGIRVMFPCQANSVFLEMPPTLMEALRNRGWHFYTFIGSGGARFMCSWETSDADIAALVKDIRELVQQNT is encoded by the coding sequence ATGAAGCGTGCCGATCTTCAAAAACCGCTGCAGCATCATCAGTTTGCCAGCGACAATTACGCCGGGATCTGCCCGGAAGCAATGCAGGCGATGGCGGAAGCAAATCGCGGCTACGCCTCATCGTACGGAGACGACTACTGGACCGGCAAGGCCTGCGAACGGCTGCGGGAGCTCTTTGAGACCGACTGCGAGGTGTTTTTCGTCTTTAACGGCACGGCAGCCAACTCTCTGGCGCTTGCTTCGCTCTGCCAGTCCTATCACAGCATCATCTGCCACGAAATGGCGCACATCGAAACCGACGAGTGCGGCGCTTCCGAGTTTTTCTCCAACGGCACCAAGGTTTTGCTGGTGCATGGTGAAAACGGAAAGGTCGATCTCGGAGAAATTGAACATACGGTTCAGCGCCGCACGGACATCCACTATCCGAAACCGCGTGCGCTGAGTATAACCCAGGCAACGGAACTGGGCACGGTCTACACCGTTGATGAAATGCAGGCGATCGGCGAGGTTGCCAGGCGTTTTTCTCTGCGGATTCATATGGACGGAGCCCGTTTCGCCAATGCCATAGCGTCCTTGAACGTCGCACCGAAGGAAATCACATGGAAAGCGGGGGTGGATGTGCTCTGTTTCGGCGGAACGAAAAACGGCTTCGCCATGGGCGAAGCCGTCATTTTCTTTAACCGCGAACTGGCATTCGAGTTCGACTACCGTTGCAAACAGGCTGGGCAACTCGCCTCAAAGATGCGCTACCTTGCCGCTCCATGGATCGGCACCCTGGAAAGCGGCGCCTGGCTGCGTCATGCTGCCCATGCCAATGCCTGCGCCCGGAAGCTGGAAAAAGAGCTGCAATCCATTGCCGGCATCAGAGTCATGTTCCCCTGCCAGGCAAACTCCGTATTTCTGGAGATGCCGCCAACGCTGATGGAAGCGCTGCGCAACCGCGGCTGGCACTTTTACACCTTCATCGGCTCTGGAGGCGCCCGCTTCATGTGCTCATGGGAAACCAGCGATGCGGACATCGCCGCTCTGGTGAAGGACATCCGCGAACTGGTGCAACAGAATACCTAG
- the recG gene encoding ATP-dependent DNA helicase RecG, protein MTIIKLSEDNRISLPLEVTEALGLKPGDAVELTASENGFLLARHTPASPAPLRESVSRKNLETPMQFIKGVGPKLAENLAKKGVSVVEDALFLLPHRYEDRRTLAKIGRLRPGANEVFFAEVIAADAASTRGGKRFFEVTVGDGSGTVTLKWFHFNPAFMKKIWKPGRKGIFTGEVVQYGFQREVHHPEVEWLPEGEDLAAVMAGDPLSFGRILPVYPLTEGLSQKTLRKVMKEAVDRFVADVENHLPLEVIGRHDLMPLDKALQAAHFPANDADLQTLNNGATAAHRTLAFDEFFFLELGLALKKNGIALEEGIDFQVTHKYTKELLKLLPFSLTNAQRRVLSEIKNDMMAPHPMHRLVQGDVGCGKTLVALMAALVAVENDYQVAIMAPTEILAEQHFLNIHHWCDALGVKVALLTSSLKGKAKKAALEEIATGNAQVVIGTHAVIQDKVEFRRLGLGIIDEQHRFGVLQRGILKKKGQNPDILVMTATPIPRTLAMTVFGDLSLSVIDELPPGRTPVETRIAFESRRSQVYGVIREEVKKGRQAYVIYPLVEESEKSDLKAAAQMAEQLQSDVFPDLRVGLLHGRMRPDEKEAVMAAFKARETDILVATTVIEVGIDVPNATVMVIEHAERFGLSQLHQLRGRVGRGSDKSRCILLTTGRLSEDGEKRLRVMESTSDGFRIAEADLEIRGPGDFLGTRQAGLPDFRVANILRDGRILEEARMEAFSFVEKDRGLVAPENAGLRRELARRWGGRLELAGIA, encoded by the coding sequence ATGACCATTATCAAACTCTCTGAAGATAATCGCATCTCCCTTCCCCTGGAAGTGACGGAGGCCCTCGGACTTAAGCCGGGGGATGCCGTTGAGCTGACAGCGTCGGAAAACGGATTTCTTTTGGCCCGCCATACCCCTGCGTCCCCAGCCCCTTTGCGCGAATCCGTCAGCCGCAAGAACCTTGAAACTCCAATGCAGTTCATCAAGGGTGTAGGGCCGAAGCTGGCCGAGAACCTTGCGAAGAAGGGTGTCAGCGTCGTTGAGGATGCGCTCTTCCTGCTCCCCCATCGTTACGAGGACCGACGCACCCTGGCCAAGATAGGCAGACTGCGCCCCGGCGCCAACGAGGTCTTCTTTGCCGAGGTGATTGCAGCCGATGCCGCATCGACACGCGGCGGGAAGCGGTTCTTTGAGGTGACCGTCGGCGATGGCAGCGGTACGGTCACCCTCAAGTGGTTCCATTTCAATCCCGCATTCATGAAAAAGATCTGGAAGCCGGGGAGGAAAGGGATCTTCACCGGCGAGGTGGTGCAGTACGGCTTTCAGCGCGAGGTGCATCACCCGGAGGTGGAATGGCTTCCAGAGGGGGAGGACCTTGCTGCAGTCATGGCCGGGGACCCGCTCAGCTTCGGGAGGATTCTGCCCGTTTACCCGCTTACCGAGGGGCTCAGTCAGAAGACCCTGCGCAAGGTGATGAAGGAGGCGGTGGACAGGTTTGTTGCGGATGTGGAAAACCATCTCCCGCTTGAAGTAATCGGCAGGCACGATCTCATGCCTTTGGACAAGGCGCTGCAGGCGGCCCATTTCCCCGCAAACGACGCGGATCTCCAGACGCTGAACAACGGTGCGACTGCTGCCCACAGAACCCTCGCTTTCGATGAATTCTTTTTCCTGGAGCTGGGGCTGGCCTTGAAGAAAAACGGCATCGCTCTGGAGGAGGGGATAGACTTCCAGGTAACACATAAATACACGAAGGAGCTGCTGAAGCTTTTGCCCTTCTCATTGACCAATGCCCAGCGCCGGGTCCTGTCGGAGATAAAGAACGATATGATGGCGCCCCATCCCATGCACCGCCTCGTACAGGGGGACGTGGGGTGCGGCAAGACCCTGGTGGCACTCATGGCGGCGCTGGTTGCGGTGGAAAACGATTACCAGGTCGCCATCATGGCCCCGACCGAGATCCTCGCCGAGCAGCACTTTCTCAATATCCATCACTGGTGCGACGCATTGGGCGTAAAGGTGGCGCTCCTCACCTCAAGCCTGAAGGGGAAGGCGAAGAAGGCCGCCCTGGAAGAGATCGCCACGGGAAATGCCCAGGTCGTCATCGGCACCCATGCGGTGATCCAGGATAAGGTCGAATTCCGTCGGCTCGGCCTGGGGATCATCGACGAGCAACACCGCTTCGGCGTCCTGCAACGGGGCATTCTGAAGAAGAAGGGGCAAAACCCCGACATCCTGGTGATGACGGCAACCCCGATCCCGCGCACACTGGCCATGACGGTTTTCGGCGACCTGTCGCTTTCCGTCATCGACGAACTCCCTCCCGGCAGGACCCCGGTGGAAACACGCATAGCCTTCGAATCAAGGCGTTCCCAGGTATACGGCGTTATCCGCGAAGAGGTGAAAAAGGGACGACAGGCCTACGTCATCTATCCACTGGTTGAGGAGTCGGAGAAGTCGGACCTGAAGGCGGCTGCCCAGATGGCGGAACAGCTGCAAAGCGACGTATTCCCCGATCTGCGGGTGGGCTTGCTGCACGGCAGGATGCGGCCGGATGAGAAGGAAGCGGTGATGGCCGCATTCAAGGCGCGGGAAACCGACATTCTCGTGGCGACCACCGTCATCGAGGTGGGTATCGATGTGCCCAACGCGACCGTCATGGTGATCGAGCATGCCGAACGATTCGGTCTCTCCCAGCTCCACCAGTTGCGCGGCCGGGTAGGGCGGGGGAGCGACAAGTCACGCTGCATACTCCTTACAACCGGCAGACTTTCCGAGGACGGTGAAAAGCGGCTGCGGGTGATGGAGTCGACCAGCGACGGGTTCCGGATTGCCGAGGCCGACCTGGAAATACGCGGGCCGGGAGATTTCCTCGGAACCCGTCAGGCCGGGTTGCCGGACTTTCGTGTCGCCAACATCCTGCGTGACGGCCGCATTCTGGAGGAGGCGAGGATGGAAGCGTTCAGCTTCGTGGAAAAGGACCGGGGGCTGGTTGCCCCGGAGAATGCCGGGCTGCGCCGGGAACTGGCGCGGCGTTGGGGGGGGCGGCTGGAGCTGGCGGGTATTGCCTGA